A stretch of Paracoccus sp. N5 DNA encodes these proteins:
- a CDS encoding SPW repeat protein, translated as MLKSLSLDRRTAFDIANVVAGLGLLLSPWYLGFAAETAAAWNAWLVGAAMTLIALAALFAFHRLEEWANVALGLWAVIAPWVLGFATLAAAMWVHVIAGLVVAILAGVSLWSGDDRPYSTA; from the coding sequence ATGCTGAAATCCCTGTCTCTCGATCGCCGGACGGCATTCGACATCGCCAATGTCGTTGCCGGTCTCGGTCTTCTGCTGTCGCCCTGGTATCTCGGCTTCGCGGCCGAGACCGCCGCGGCGTGGAACGCCTGGCTCGTCGGGGCCGCGATGACGCTGATCGCGCTGGCCGCGCTCTTCGCGTTCCACAGGCTTGAGGAATGGGCCAATGTCGCCCTTGGCCTCTGGGCGGTGATCGCGCCCTGGGTCCTGGGCTTCGCGACCCTCGCGGCGGCGATGTGGGTGCATGTGATCGCCGGTCTGGTCGTCGCGATCCTGGCGGGCGTCAGCCTGTGGTCGGGCGACGACCGGCCCTATTCGACAGCGTGA
- a CDS encoding Hsp20 family protein: MRTTFDFSPLYRSSIGFDRMLNALEAASRVETVDNWPPYDIARTGGDDYRITMAVAGFSPDELAITQERTVLTVTGRKAGEDKGEYLHRGIAERSFRRRFQLADHVRVTGAELLNGLLTIDLRREIPQEMKPRRIEIAPAKALPKSQPQQVETGKQAA; this comes from the coding sequence ATGAGAACCACTTTCGATTTTTCCCCTCTCTACCGGTCGAGCATCGGTTTCGACCGGATGCTGAACGCGCTGGAAGCGGCAAGCCGGGTCGAGACGGTCGACAACTGGCCGCCCTATGACATCGCCAGGACCGGCGGGGACGACTATCGCATCACCATGGCGGTGGCGGGCTTCTCGCCCGACGAACTGGCCATCACGCAGGAACGGACCGTTCTGACGGTGACCGGCCGCAAGGCTGGCGAGGACAAGGGCGAGTATCTGCATCGCGGCATTGCCGAGCGCAGCTTCCGCCGGCGCTTCCAACTCGCCGATCATGTCAGGGTGACCGGCGCCGAACTGCTGAACGGGCTGCTGACGATCGACCTGCGGCGCGAGATCCCCCAAGAGATGAAGCCGCGCCGGATCGAGATCGCCCCGGCCAAGGCCCTGCCCAAATCCCAGCCGCAGCAGGTCGAGACCGGCAAGCAGGCCGCCTGA
- a CDS encoding DUF982 domain-containing protein, whose product MEIHWGTPLSFVISSAGEVQKFSTIEQARYWLRRRWPVSNTAQHHALEQLDAALHCLVSVGSARRAFIAAAKAAGFVPETSIAQSARPLSACMATI is encoded by the coding sequence ATGGAAATTCACTGGGGTACGCCCCTTTCATTCGTCATTTCGTCTGCCGGCGAAGTGCAGAAGTTCAGCACGATCGAGCAGGCGAGATACTGGCTCCGCAGGAGGTGGCCGGTTTCCAATACGGCCCAGCACCATGCGCTGGAGCAGCTGGATGCCGCCCTGCACTGCCTTGTATCGGTGGGATCGGCGCGACGGGCTTTCATCGCTGCTGCAAAAGCTGCCGGTTTCGTGCCCGAAACCTCGATCGCACAATCCGCACGTCCCTTGTCCGCTTGCATGGCGACGATCTGA
- a CDS encoding cold-shock protein, which translates to MANGTVKWFNSNKGFGFIAPKTGSKDVFIHISALERAGIHHLNDGQAIAYDIERDRNGRESATNLVLS; encoded by the coding sequence ATGGCCAATGGCACCGTGAAATGGTTCAACTCCAATAAAGGCTTCGGCTTCATTGCCCCGAAAACGGGCTCGAAGGATGTCTTCATCCATATTTCCGCGCTCGAGCGCGCCGGCATCCATCATTTGAACGATGGCCAGGCGATCGCCTATGATATCGAGCGTGACCGCAATGGCCGGGAATCGGCAACGAATCTCGTTCTCTCCTGA
- a CDS encoding phytanoyl-CoA dioxygenase family protein, producing MTNPEPTGLTKHQVQSFIEDGFVRIDGAFPTDLAQQCRDELWAATGLSPDRPEGWTRPVIRIASMSTPAFVQAANTPLLHRAYDQLAGPARWLAPQGLGSFPIRFPSPIAPGDDGWHVDMSFGNSPDFMEWRVNVKSSGRALLMLFLFSDVGPGDAPTRIRQGSHMAIARELLPHGAAGATLRQLSANGYASTETCPEVLATGAAGTVYLCHPFLVHAAQPHRGTRPRFMAQPPLLPKGEFDPALPPSPVQIAIRRACGLAF from the coding sequence ATGACCAATCCCGAACCCACCGGCCTGACCAAGCATCAGGTTCAAAGCTTCATCGAGGACGGCTTCGTCAGGATCGACGGCGCCTTCCCCACCGACCTCGCCCAGCAATGCCGGGACGAGTTGTGGGCGGCGACGGGCCTCTCGCCCGACCGGCCCGAGGGTTGGACGCGACCCGTCATCCGGATCGCATCGATGTCCACGCCCGCCTTCGTCCAGGCCGCCAACACCCCGCTGCTGCATCGGGCCTATGACCAGCTTGCCGGGCCGGCGCGCTGGCTTGCGCCGCAAGGGCTGGGCAGTTTCCCGATCCGCTTCCCCTCGCCCATCGCCCCCGGCGACGATGGCTGGCATGTGGACATGAGCTTCGGCAACAGCCCGGATTTCATGGAGTGGCGGGTCAATGTCAAAAGCAGTGGCCGCGCGTTGCTGATGCTGTTCCTGTTCTCGGATGTCGGGCCCGGCGATGCACCGACCCGGATCAGGCAGGGCTCGCATATGGCCATTGCCCGCGAGTTGCTGCCCCATGGGGCGGCAGGCGCGACGCTACGGCAATTGTCGGCGAACGGCTATGCCTCGACCGAGACCTGCCCCGAGGTGCTGGCGACCGGCGCGGCGGGCACGGTCTATCTGTGCCATCCGTTCCTGGTCCATGCCGCACAGCCGCACCGGGGGACAAGACCCCGCTTCATGGCCCAGCCGCCCTTGCTGCCCAAGGGCGAGTTCGACCCGGCCTTGCCGCCCTCGCCCGTCCAGATCGCCATCCGCAGGGCCTGCGGGCTGGCATTCTGA
- a CDS encoding thioredoxin family protein, translating to MTQAIVSREAWLEARKALLARERDMTHQLDALRAERRRMPWVRIDKPYRFMGLDGEVTLGDLFGTRSQLAVYHFMLAPGSEHICSGCAFVADHVDAARQHFEQADLAFAAVSRAPVPQIEEVRRRMGWRLPWLSSGDGDFNHDFGVSFTEEDRAAGRAIYNYGTVIRNSPDMFGVSIFVRQDDAIFHSYSTYHRGVELLMGAFNWLDLTPKGRNENGAMSWLRLHDEY from the coding sequence ATGACCCAAGCCATCGTTTCCCGCGAGGCATGGCTGGAGGCCCGCAAGGCGCTGCTGGCCCGCGAACGCGACATGACCCACCAGCTCGACGCGCTGCGCGCCGAGCGGCGGAGGATGCCCTGGGTCCGCATCGACAAGCCCTATCGCTTCATGGGGCTCGACGGCGAGGTGACGCTGGGCGACCTGTTCGGGACCCGCAGCCAGCTCGCCGTCTATCACTTCATGCTGGCGCCGGGATCGGAGCATATCTGCTCGGGCTGCGCCTTCGTCGCCGATCATGTGGATGCCGCCCGCCAGCATTTTGAGCAGGCCGACCTGGCCTTCGCCGCCGTCTCGCGCGCGCCGGTCCCGCAGATCGAGGAGGTCCGGCGGCGGATGGGCTGGCGCCTTCCCTGGCTGTCCTCGGGAGACGGCGATTTCAACCACGACTTCGGCGTTTCCTTCACCGAGGAGGATCGCGCCGCCGGCCGGGCGATCTACAATTACGGCACGGTGATCAGGAACAGCCCGGACATGTTCGGGGTCAGCATCTTCGTGCGGCAGGACGACGCCATCTTCCACAGCTATTCCACCTATCACCGCGGCGTGGAACTGCTGATGGGCGCGTTCAACTGGCTGGACCTCACCCCCAAGGGCCGCAACGAGAACGGCGCCATGAGCTGGCTCAGGCTGCATGACGAATACTGA
- a CDS encoding class I SAM-dependent methyltransferase, with protein MAPRISNRIVSFVDALPLAPGQRVLEIGCGPGVAAREVSRRVGSGFVLAIDRSAKAIESAMAGSSTEIATGRLRFLQAAIEDFELPPDEAPFDLAFAMRVGALDGRHPDIEQRALERLRAALKPTGRLFIDTGHPLREIKLIGR; from the coding sequence ATGGCCCCGCGGATATCGAACCGGATCGTATCCTTCGTCGACGCGCTGCCGCTGGCGCCGGGCCAGAGGGTGCTGGAGATCGGTTGCGGTCCGGGCGTGGCGGCCCGAGAGGTTTCCCGTCGCGTCGGGAGCGGCTTCGTTCTGGCCATCGACCGCTCGGCCAAGGCGATCGAAAGCGCGATGGCCGGATCGAGCACGGAAATCGCCACCGGCCGCCTGCGGTTCCTGCAAGCGGCGATCGAGGATTTCGAATTACCGCCCGATGAAGCGCCCTTCGATCTCGCCTTTGCGATGCGTGTCGGGGCGCTGGATGGACGCCACCCGGATATCGAGCAACGCGCCCTTGAGCGATTGCGGGCCGCATTGAAACCGACGGGACGGCTGTTCATCGACACGGGGCACCCGCTCAGGGAGATAAAGCTGATCGGGCGATGA
- a CDS encoding cold-shock protein, which produces MANGTVKWFNAAKGFGFIAPEHGGKDVFLHISALERAGLNSVADGQAVTFEIESGRDGRESASRLALA; this is translated from the coding sequence ATGGCCAATGGCACCGTGAAATGGTTCAACGCCGCCAAGGGCTTCGGCTTCATCGCGCCCGAGCATGGCGGCAAGGACGTGTTTCTGCACATCTCGGCCCTCGAGCGGGCCGGGCTTAACAGCGTTGCGGATGGTCAGGCCGTGACCTTCGAAATCGAGTCGGGCCGCGATGGTCGCGAATCGGCCAGCAGGCTGGCGCTCGCCTGA
- a CDS encoding DegQ family serine endoprotease, whose product MSMKIPRLRAAVITLCTILALVAPPQAAVGQPMPEAGGGIPTIAPMLSRVTPAVVNIAVVSETPAVSNPLYNDPYFRRFFDLRDPPVRRQMSAGSGVIVDAQNGYVLTNHHVVAEASAISVTLKDGRQFRAELVGADQATEIALLRIEAEDLVALEIGDSDRLQVGDFVAAIGNPFGLGQTVTSGIVSALGRSGISREGYEDFIQTDASINPGNSGGALVTLDGRLVGINTAILTPAGGNIGIGFAVPSNMAVAVMRQLIEHGEVRRGRLGIGMHDMTPDLAEALELGGIHGAVIANVEPGSPAEKAGLKAGDVVTAVDGAPVQGATHLRNRLGLTPVGSTIRLTVRRDGDAREVALTITADATSSGDFAGTPLDGARLRNASAEEARRAGSAGIMVDSVEPDSLAAWIGLRRGDMIVAVNRTPVSSVADLRGMLAGRRAVAALELIRDGSRLFIVAR is encoded by the coding sequence ATGTCGATGAAAATCCCCCGACTGCGCGCGGCCGTCATCACGCTGTGCACGATCCTGGCGCTGGTCGCGCCGCCCCAAGCGGCTGTCGGGCAGCCCATGCCCGAGGCTGGGGGCGGTATTCCCACCATCGCCCCGATGCTGTCGCGCGTGACCCCGGCGGTGGTCAATATCGCGGTGGTCTCGGAAACGCCGGCGGTATCGAACCCGCTTTACAACGATCCCTATTTCCGCCGCTTCTTCGATCTTCGCGACCCGCCGGTGCGGCGGCAGATGAGCGCCGGCTCCGGCGTGATCGTCGACGCCCAGAACGGCTATGTGCTGACCAACCATCACGTCGTCGCCGAGGCCAGCGCGATCAGCGTCACCCTGAAGGACGGGCGCCAGTTCCGGGCCGAGCTCGTCGGCGCCGACCAGGCCACGGAAATCGCCCTGCTGCGGATCGAGGCCGAGGATCTGGTCGCGCTGGAGATCGGCGATTCCGACCGCCTTCAGGTCGGCGACTTCGTCGCCGCCATCGGCAACCCCTTCGGCCTGGGCCAGACGGTGACCTCGGGCATCGTCAGCGCGCTGGGGCGCAGCGGCATCAGCCGCGAGGGCTATGAGGATTTCATCCAGACCGACGCCTCGATCAATCCGGGCAATTCGGGCGGCGCGCTGGTGACGCTGGACGGCCGGCTGGTCGGCATCAACACCGCCATCCTGACCCCGGCAGGGGGCAATATCGGCATCGGCTTCGCGGTGCCCAGCAACATGGCCGTCGCCGTGATGCGGCAGCTGATCGAGCACGGCGAGGTGCGGCGCGGCAGGCTGGGCATCGGCATGCACGACATGACGCCCGACCTGGCCGAGGCGCTGGAGCTGGGCGGCATCCACGGCGCGGTGATCGCGAATGTCGAGCCCGGCTCGCCCGCCGAGAAGGCGGGGCTGAAGGCGGGGGACGTGGTGACCGCTGTCGACGGCGCCCCGGTGCAGGGCGCCACGCATCTGCGCAACCGGCTGGGCCTGACGCCCGTCGGCAGCACCATCCGCCTGACGGTCAGGCGCGACGGGGATGCGCGGGAGGTCGCCCTGACCATCACCGCCGATGCGACCTCCTCCGGTGATTTCGCCGGCACGCCGCTGGATGGCGCCCGGCTGCGCAACGCCTCGGCGGAGGAGGCGCGCCGGGCGGGCAGTGCCGGGATCATGGTCGACAGCGTCGAGCCGGACAGCCTTGCGGCCTGGATCGGCCTGCGCCGCGGCGACATGATCGTCGCCGTCAACCGGACGCCGGTTTCCTCGGTCGCGGATTTGCGTGGCATGCTTGCCGGCCGCCGAGCCGTCGCGGCGCTGGAACTGATCCGCGACGGCAGCCGTCTTTTCATCGTCGCAAGGTGA
- a CDS encoding Hsp20/alpha crystallin family protein has product MNVRDLIPWNRNGGNQLPTAFRDGDRDPFLSLHREVNRLFDDVFRGFSLPAVGTVPAFGGGWPSVEISDNEKEIRVTAEVPGLDEKDIEVLLDDGVLTLKGEKRSEVEDKDRQFSERFYGRFERRIPLGAEIREDEVDAHFRNGVLTVTLPKTEKAQSQVKRIAIKG; this is encoded by the coding sequence ATGAATGTCCGTGATCTGATCCCCTGGAACCGCAATGGCGGCAACCAGCTTCCCACCGCCTTCCGCGACGGCGACCGCGATCCCTTCCTGTCGCTGCATCGCGAGGTGAACCGGCTGTTCGACGACGTCTTCCGCGGCTTCAGCCTGCCCGCGGTCGGCACGGTCCCTGCCTTTGGCGGCGGCTGGCCGAGCGTCGAGATCTCCGACAACGAGAAGGAGATCAGGGTGACGGCCGAGGTGCCGGGCCTTGACGAGAAGGACATCGAAGTCCTGCTGGATGACGGCGTGCTGACGCTGAAGGGCGAGAAACGCTCGGAGGTCGAGGATAAGGACCGGCAATTCTCGGAACGCTTTTACGGCCGTTTCGAGCGCCGTATCCCGCTGGGCGCCGAGATCCGCGAGGACGAGGTCGATGCGCATTTCAGGAACGGCGTGCTGACCGTGACCCTGCCCAAGACGGAAAAGGCGCAGTCGCAGGTCAAGCGCATCGCCATCAAGGGCTGA
- a CDS encoding IS256 family transposase: MTTDMMNFRDLVEKAPDADLLREMIGFAAERLMELEVGAVTGAAYGEKDPARRAQRNGYRDRDWETRAGTVELRIPKLRKGSYFPGFLEPRRMAEKALTAVIQEAYVQGISTRSVDDLVKAMGMSGISKSQVSRLCEEIDGKVKAFLNRPLEGDWPYLWIDATYLKVRRGGRIVSVAVIIAIGVNTDGRREVLGLEIGTSEAEPIWTEFLRKLTRRGLRGVKLVISDAHEGIKAAVSKVLSATWQRCRVHFQRNALAHAGKSGRRVVSAFIATAFAQDTAKAASTQWRAVADQIRPKVPKLATLMDDAEHDVLAYMSFPKEHRAKLHSTNPIERLNGEIKRRTDVVGIFPNDDAIVRLVGALLLEQNDEWTVQRTRYMTLETIASMGDDPVISLPAAAS, encoded by the coding sequence ATGACCACCGACATGATGAACTTCCGCGACCTTGTGGAGAAGGCCCCTGATGCGGACCTGCTGCGCGAGATGATCGGCTTTGCGGCCGAACGGCTGATGGAGCTGGAGGTCGGCGCTGTGACGGGCGCGGCCTATGGCGAGAAGGACCCTGCACGGCGGGCGCAGCGCAACGGCTACCGCGACAGGGACTGGGAGACGCGCGCCGGGACGGTCGAACTGCGTATTCCGAAGCTTCGGAAGGGCAGCTACTTTCCGGGCTTTCTCGAGCCCCGGCGGATGGCCGAGAAGGCGCTAACGGCGGTCATCCAGGAGGCCTACGTTCAGGGTATCTCGACGCGGTCCGTGGACGATCTGGTCAAGGCCATGGGCATGTCGGGGATCAGCAAGAGCCAAGTCTCGCGGCTCTGCGAAGAGATCGACGGCAAGGTGAAGGCGTTTCTGAACCGCCCCCTCGAAGGTGACTGGCCCTATCTCTGGATCGACGCCACCTACCTCAAGGTCCGTCGAGGCGGGCGGATCGTCTCGGTCGCCGTCATCATCGCCATCGGCGTCAACACCGATGGGCGGCGCGAGGTTCTTGGTCTCGAGATCGGCACATCCGAGGCCGAGCCGATCTGGACGGAGTTCCTTCGCAAGCTGACCCGCCGCGGACTGCGCGGGGTGAAGCTCGTCATCAGCGATGCCCACGAAGGCATCAAGGCCGCGGTCTCGAAGGTGCTCAGCGCCACCTGGCAGCGCTGTCGCGTCCACTTCCAGCGCAATGCCCTGGCGCATGCCGGGAAGAGCGGGCGGCGCGTCGTCTCGGCCTTCATCGCCACCGCCTTCGCCCAAGACACCGCCAAGGCCGCCAGCACCCAGTGGCGCGCCGTGGCCGACCAGATCAGGCCCAAGGTGCCGAAGCTGGCCACCCTCATGGATGACGCGGAGCATGACGTCCTGGCCTACATGTCCTTCCCCAAGGAACACCGGGCCAAGCTGCACTCGACCAACCCGATCGAAAGGCTGAACGGCGAGATCAAGCGCCGCACCGACGTCGTCGGAATATTCCCGAATGACGACGCCATCGTCCGCCTCGTCGGGGCTCTGCTCCTCGAACAGAACGATGAATGGACCGTTCAGCGCACCCGCTACATGACGCTGGAAACCATCGCGTCAATGGGCGATGATCCCGTCATCAGCCTGCCCGCAGCGGCATCCTGA
- a CDS encoding PQQ-binding-like beta-propeller repeat protein produces the protein MKRMAEIIREYGPFPGIEEVHGVSFDGRQVWFASGERLNALDPDSGALLGALKIPADAGTAFDGTHLFQIAGAVIRKIDPESGEVLATIPAPEGGNSGLAWAEGSLWVGQHRGRRIHQVDPETGEVLRSIDCDRFVTGVTWADGALWHGTWQGEESDIRRIDPATGAVLERLEMPPGTGVSGLESDGGARFFCGGGSSGTLRVVLRKADQDAT, from the coding sequence ATGAAACGCATGGCTGAAATCATCCGCGAATATGGCCCCTTTCCGGGAATCGAAGAGGTGCATGGCGTCAGTTTCGACGGAAGGCAGGTCTGGTTCGCCAGCGGCGAGCGGCTGAACGCGCTGGACCCCGACAGCGGCGCGCTGCTGGGCGCGCTAAAGATCCCCGCCGATGCCGGCACGGCTTTCGACGGCACGCATCTGTTCCAGATCGCCGGGGCGGTCATCCGCAAGATCGACCCGGAAAGCGGCGAGGTTCTGGCGACCATTCCCGCGCCCGAGGGCGGCAATTCCGGGCTTGCCTGGGCCGAGGGTTCGCTTTGGGTCGGCCAGCATCGCGGGCGCCGCATCCACCAGGTCGATCCCGAGACCGGCGAGGTGCTGCGCAGCATCGACTGCGACCGCTTCGTCACTGGCGTCACCTGGGCCGACGGCGCGCTCTGGCACGGCACCTGGCAGGGCGAGGAAAGCGACATCCGCCGCATCGACCCCGCCACCGGCGCGGTGCTGGAGCGGCTGGAGATGCCGCCGGGCACCGGGGTCTCGGGGCTGGAATCCGACGGCGGCGCGCGGTTCTTCTGCGGCGGTGGCAGCAGCGGCACGCTGAGGGTGGTTCTGCGCAAGGCGGATCAGGACGCGACTTAG
- a CDS encoding cupin domain-containing protein, which translates to MGDEHAGKGVIHLPPGEGRRYALGRMTAVFKADEDETAARYSVSEWWLEPGADGPGAHAHEVNDEIFYVIAGTVSFLAGADWLDAPQGTFLRIPAGVTHDFRNRTAERVGVLNVFIPGGFERDMPAIVDWFRDNP; encoded by the coding sequence ATGGGCGACGAACACGCGGGCAAGGGCGTTATCCATCTTCCGCCCGGCGAGGGACGGCGCTACGCCCTCGGCCGGATGACGGCGGTGTTCAAGGCCGACGAGGACGAGACGGCTGCGCGTTACAGCGTCTCGGAATGGTGGCTGGAGCCCGGTGCCGACGGGCCGGGCGCGCATGCGCATGAAGTGAATGACGAGATCTTCTACGTCATCGCCGGCACGGTCAGCTTCCTGGCCGGGGCGGACTGGCTGGACGCGCCGCAAGGGACCTTCCTGCGCATCCCGGCCGGGGTGACCCATGACTTCAGGAACCGCACCGCCGAGCGCGTCGGTGTCCTGAACGTCTTCATCCCCGGCGGGTTCGAGCGCGACATGCCCGCCATCGTGGATTGGTTCAGGGACAATCCCTAG
- a CDS encoding plasmid pRiA4b ORF-3 family protein, translating into MFQPPNAVRLHVTLAEIEPEIWRRLVVPCDWTLDRLHPVLQAAFGWTDSHLHEFRIGGLRYGDPALLDDGSGSPRVFDYAEVRLQDFVGRDGSFTYAYDFGDGWAHLIRIEDWLALDPAPRHALCLEGARARPPEDVGGPWGYEDFLGIIRDPTHDDHRSTLRWAGGHFDPEWFDLDLINKDLRNAFRANARRRLHQPRPKAPKD; encoded by the coding sequence GTGTTCCAGCCTCCGAATGCGGTGCGGCTGCATGTCACCCTAGCCGAGATAGAGCCGGAGATCTGGCGGCGGCTGGTGGTTCCCTGCGACTGGACGCTGGACCGGCTGCATCCGGTCCTGCAGGCGGCCTTCGGCTGGACCGACAGCCATCTGCACGAATTCCGCATCGGCGGGCTGCGTTACGGCGATCCGGCCCTGCTGGATGACGGTTCCGGCAGCCCCCGCGTTTTCGACTATGCCGAGGTCCGGCTGCAGGATTTCGTCGGGCGTGACGGCAGTTTCACCTATGCCTATGATTTCGGAGACGGTTGGGCGCACCTGATCCGGATCGAGGATTGGCTGGCGCTCGACCCGGCGCCACGTCATGCCCTCTGCCTGGAGGGCGCGCGGGCAAGGCCGCCCGAGGACGTCGGCGGGCCGTGGGGCTACGAGGATTTCCTCGGGATCATCCGCGACCCGACGCACGATGACCATCGCTCCACGCTGCGATGGGCGGGCGGGCATTTCGATCCGGAATGGTTCGATCTCGACTTGATCAACAAGGATCTGCGCAATGCCTTTCGTGCGAACGCGCGGCGGCGGTTGCATCAGCCGAGGCCGAAGGCGCCGAA
- a CDS encoding H-NS histone family protein codes for MTDIDLNALSLAELKQLEKSVAKAIASFEDRRKAEARAAAEAVAKEHGFSLGELAEITPAQKRATVAPKYRHPENPEITWSGRGRKPAWIVEGLEAGKSLEDFAI; via the coding sequence ATGACCGATATCGACCTGAATGCCTTGTCGCTGGCCGAATTGAAGCAGCTGGAAAAGAGCGTGGCCAAGGCCATCGCCTCTTTCGAGGACCGCCGCAAGGCCGAGGCGCGGGCTGCGGCGGAAGCGGTGGCAAAGGAGCACGGTTTCTCGCTGGGCGAACTGGCGGAAATTACCCCGGCGCAAAAGCGCGCCACCGTGGCGCCGAAATACCGCCATCCGGAAAACCCCGAGATCACCTGGAGCGGTCGCGGCCGCAAGCCCGCCTGGATCGTCGAGGGCCTGGAGGCCGGCAAATCCCTCGAAGACTTCGCCATCTGA